Proteins encoded by one window of Cylindrospermum stagnale PCC 7417:
- the dacB gene encoding D-alanyl-D-alanine carboxypeptidase/D-alanyl-D-alanine endopeptidase: MSKKITLGLMLLFLGTQIGINQQVARSQVPVVPAVPATTSKSICPAELGASVDAVINRPQFMRSHWGIMVQPLSSGKTLYSRDAQKYFVPASNLKLLTTAAALQQLGANFRFRTSIYSNSNGVLRVVGRGDPSLTNIQLQSLAQQLKQQGITEIKQLIADDSYIQGDIVNPTWQWEDVQSDYGAPINSLIINQNVFSFKLVPQTVGKVSQISWNDANEAKQWGIINQSVTVAQNQPTYINVTRDLSGKILRITGQLTAQSEPYLVNLPVIDPNQYFLRRFRTTLAAEKISLGQTLVVNGGTNQQEIASVESPTLSELLAETNVNSNNLYAEALLRALAVKKARGLNQSSADVGLEIVKASLTQLGVDSANYVLVDGSGLSRRNLVTPLALIQTLQGMAKIPAASVYRASLPVAGKSGTLKNRFLNTSAEGIVQAKTGTLRGTVSLSGYVNLPQYEPLAFSIMVNQSEQPVTVIRQGIDEIVVLLTQLRRC, encoded by the coding sequence ATGTCTAAAAAAATTACTCTTGGCTTGATGCTGCTGTTTCTGGGTACGCAAATTGGTATCAACCAGCAAGTAGCTAGATCGCAAGTCCCAGTAGTACCGGCAGTACCAGCAACTACCAGCAAATCAATTTGTCCTGCTGAACTGGGTGCATCTGTGGATGCTGTAATCAATCGTCCTCAATTTATGCGATCGCACTGGGGTATTATGGTACAACCCCTGTCATCTGGGAAAACTCTTTACAGTCGGGATGCACAGAAATACTTTGTTCCTGCTTCTAACCTCAAGCTACTAACAACAGCCGCTGCATTACAGCAATTAGGTGCAAATTTTCGCTTTCGCACCTCTATTTATAGCAATAGCAACGGTGTTTTACGAGTTGTGGGTAGAGGAGATCCCAGTTTAACTAATATTCAATTACAATCATTAGCACAGCAATTAAAACAGCAAGGTATTACCGAAATTAAGCAGTTGATTGCCGATGATAGTTATATTCAAGGGGATATTGTTAACCCCACTTGGCAATGGGAAGATGTCCAATCAGATTATGGCGCACCAATCAATAGCTTGATTATAAATCAAAATGTTTTTAGCTTCAAGCTTGTACCACAAACTGTGGGTAAAGTTTCACAAATATCATGGAATGATGCCAACGAAGCAAAACAGTGGGGAATAATTAATCAGTCTGTCACCGTTGCCCAAAATCAACCAACCTACATCAACGTTACCCGCGATTTATCGGGAAAAATATTACGAATTACAGGACAATTGACAGCCCAGTCTGAACCGTATTTAGTAAATTTGCCAGTCATTGATCCTAATCAATACTTCTTGCGACGCTTCCGCACAACTTTGGCAGCAGAAAAAATTTCCTTGGGACAAACATTGGTAGTAAATGGTGGTACTAATCAACAGGAAATAGCATCTGTAGAATCGCCTACTTTATCTGAATTATTGGCTGAAACAAATGTAAATAGTAATAATCTCTATGCTGAGGCATTGCTGAGAGCATTAGCTGTGAAAAAAGCCAGAGGGTTAAATCAGAGTAGTGCTGATGTGGGTTTAGAAATTGTCAAAGCAAGTTTAACTCAATTGGGAGTTGATTCAGCAAATTATGTTTTGGTGGATGGTTCAGGTTTATCACGTCGTAACTTAGTGACTCCATTGGCTTTAATCCAAACTTTGCAGGGAATGGCAAAAATACCAGCAGCATCTGTCTATCGCGCATCTTTACCCGTAGCGGGGAAAAGTGGAACTCTCAAAAATCGCTTTCTTAACACATCAGCCGAGGGTATTGTGCAAGCAAAAACAGGCACATTGAGAGGTACAGTTTCTCTTTCTGGATACGTGAATTTGCCGCAGTATGAGCCTTTAGCTTTCAGTATTATGGTGAATCAATCTGAACAGCCTGTAACTGTTATCAGGCAAGGAATCGATGAAATTGTGGTGTTATTAACGCAGTTGCGGCGTTGTTAA
- a CDS encoding sterol desaturase family protein — translation MMEILNSILYPFKIPFLASSQIYWLYLLSTILLATILYIVGLANRGKEKSFLEYLLPKEVYLHPSSIALYKYFFLISLFEIFFVVPTTLFLAKIADITCQGLIQITGITTPSIVTIPQLWQQIVFSLFIALLGDFANFFYHSLAHKIPILWEFHKVHHSAEVITPLTVYRIHPFEMFLGTITIVTITNFGAGIWIYLFGNGMKGLLIYGVSFEIFIFYLAGYNLRHSHIWLAYPQWISHIFISPAQHQIHHSVDPKHYDKNFGYIFAFWDWMFGSLYVPSNYEKLSFGLSNGESNLFNSVTNMFLQPLRAIRQRISKNSV, via the coding sequence ATGATGGAAATATTGAACAGTATTTTGTATCCATTTAAAATACCATTTTTGGCATCATCGCAAATTTATTGGTTATATCTGCTTTCAACTATTTTACTGGCGACAATACTATATATAGTTGGTCTAGCCAATCGGGGCAAAGAGAAAAGTTTTCTAGAATACCTTTTACCTAAAGAAGTTTATTTACATCCTTCATCTATTGCTCTATACAAATATTTCTTTTTAATTTCCTTGTTCGAGATATTTTTCGTAGTGCCAACAACACTATTTTTAGCAAAAATTGCCGATATCACTTGCCAAGGTTTAATACAAATTACAGGCATTACTACACCCTCTATAGTCACTATTCCCCAATTATGGCAGCAGATCGTATTCAGCCTTTTTATAGCATTATTAGGTGATTTTGCTAATTTTTTCTACCATTCTCTGGCTCATAAAATTCCTATTTTGTGGGAATTTCATAAAGTACATCATTCAGCCGAAGTCATCACACCATTGACGGTATATCGCATTCATCCATTTGAGATGTTTTTAGGCACAATAACGATTGTTACAATCACTAATTTCGGAGCGGGTATCTGGATTTACTTGTTTGGAAATGGGATGAAAGGGCTATTAATTTATGGAGTCAGCTTTGAGATTTTTATCTTTTATTTAGCAGGGTATAACTTGCGTCATTCTCATATCTGGTTAGCTTATCCTCAGTGGATCAGCCATATTTTCATCAGTCCAGCACAACACCAAATTCATCATAGTGTAGACCCCAAACATTATGATAAAAACTTTGGTTATATTTTCGCATTCTGGGACTGGATGTTTGGCAGTTTATACGTGCCAAGCAACTATGAAAAACTGAGCTTTGGTTTATCAAATGGAGAATCAAATTTGTTTAATAGTGTCACCAATATGTTTTTACAGCCTTTGAGAGCAATTAGACAGAGAATCAGCAAAAACTCAGTCTGA
- the ftsH gene encoding ATP-dependent zinc metalloprotease FtsH: MTNFGKKALMKQRSPKWSAWTGTIAASLIMLPGIFGGTPALGQKPERDSLTYGELIQKTQKGEIKKVELDETEQTAKVYLAGQKPDAPPIQVRLLEQNTELINKLKEKNVEFGEVSSANSRAAVGLLINLMWILPLVALMLLFLRRSTNASSQAMNFGKSRARFQMEAKTGVKFEDVAGVEEAKEELEEVVTFLKQPERFTAVGARIPKGVLLIGPPGTGKTLLAKAIAGEAGVPFFSISGSEFVEMFVGVGASRVRDLFKKAKDNAPCLIFIDEIDAVGRQRGAGIGGGNDEREQTLNQLLTEMDGFEGNTGIIIIAATNRPDVLDAALLRPGRFDRQVMVDAPDLKGRLEILKVHARNKKIDPNVSLDAIARRTPGFTGADLANLLNEAAILTARRRKEAVTILEIDAAIDRVVAGMEGTPLVDSKNKRLIAYHEVGHALVGTFLKGHDPVQKVTLIPRGQALGLTWFTPNEEQGLISRSQIKARITAALGGRAAEEIVFGKPEVTTGAGNDLQHVTNMARQMVTKFGMSELGPVSLENQSSEVFLGRDWMNKSDYSEEIAAKIDSQVREIINTCYIKAKELLEEHRILLERLVDLLTEQETIEGEVFRQIVTDHVEVVDQVIDQKLAVPH, encoded by the coding sequence ATGACAAATTTTGGGAAAAAAGCATTGATGAAACAGCGATCGCCAAAATGGTCTGCTTGGACGGGAACCATAGCAGCTAGCTTGATTATGCTGCCAGGAATTTTTGGGGGTACTCCCGCCTTAGGACAAAAACCAGAGCGTGACTCCTTAACTTATGGCGAGTTGATCCAGAAAACGCAGAAAGGAGAAATCAAAAAAGTAGAACTGGATGAAACTGAACAGACAGCCAAAGTTTATTTAGCGGGGCAAAAGCCAGATGCACCACCCATACAGGTGCGACTTTTAGAGCAAAACACGGAGTTAATTAACAAACTCAAAGAAAAAAACGTTGAGTTTGGTGAGGTTTCCTCGGCTAACAGTAGAGCTGCTGTGGGGTTATTGATCAACCTGATGTGGATTTTGCCACTGGTGGCTTTGATGCTTTTGTTTTTGCGTCGCTCTACCAATGCTTCTAGCCAAGCGATGAATTTCGGCAAATCTCGCGCTCGCTTTCAGATGGAGGCTAAAACTGGCGTCAAATTTGAAGATGTAGCTGGGGTGGAAGAAGCGAAAGAAGAACTGGAAGAAGTTGTCACTTTTCTCAAACAGCCAGAAAGATTTACTGCTGTTGGCGCACGCATTCCCAAAGGAGTGCTGTTAATTGGGCCTCCTGGTACTGGTAAAACTTTACTAGCAAAAGCGATCGCCGGGGAAGCTGGTGTACCATTTTTCAGTATTTCCGGTTCGGAATTCGTGGAAATGTTTGTCGGTGTGGGTGCTTCCCGTGTGCGTGACTTGTTTAAGAAAGCCAAAGACAATGCCCCCTGTTTAATATTTATCGATGAAATTGACGCTGTAGGAAGGCAGCGGGGTGCCGGTATCGGTGGCGGTAACGATGAGCGGGAACAAACCCTCAACCAACTGCTGACTGAGATGGATGGTTTTGAAGGTAATACAGGCATTATTATTATTGCTGCCACTAACCGCCCAGATGTCCTAGATGCAGCATTATTGCGTCCCGGACGGTTTGACAGACAAGTGATGGTAGATGCACCGGATCTCAAAGGGCGACTGGAAATTTTAAAAGTTCATGCCCGGAATAAGAAAATTGATCCTAATGTATCTTTAGATGCGATCGCCCGCCGCACTCCAGGATTCACCGGCGCAGACTTAGCCAACTTACTCAACGAAGCGGCAATTCTCACCGCCAGAAGACGCAAAGAAGCTGTCACTATCCTCGAAATTGACGCTGCTATCGATCGGGTAGTTGCCGGCATGGAAGGTACCCCCTTAGTAGACAGCAAAAACAAGCGCTTGATTGCCTACCATGAAGTCGGACACGCCTTGGTGGGTACATTCCTTAAAGGCCATGACCCAGTGCAAAAAGTCACCCTGATCCCACGGGGGCAAGCCCTAGGATTAACTTGGTTTACCCCCAATGAGGAGCAAGGTTTAATTTCCCGTTCCCAAATCAAAGCACGGATTACCGCCGCCTTGGGTGGTCGCGCCGCTGAGGAAATTGTTTTTGGTAAACCGGAAGTAACCACAGGTGCGGGGAATGACCTGCAACATGTGACAAATATGGCACGGCAGATGGTCACAAAGTTCGGGATGTCTGAATTAGGGCCAGTCTCCCTAGAAAATCAGAGTAGCGAGGTATTTTTAGGACGCGACTGGATGAATAAATCAGATTATTCTGAAGAAATCGCCGCCAAAATTGATAGTCAAGTCCGGGAAATTATCAACACTTGCTACATCAAAGCCAAAGAACTATTGGAAGAACACCGCATACTTTTGGAGCGATTAGTTGATTTGTTAACAGAGCAGGAGACAATTGAGGGCGAAGTATTCCGCCAAATTGTGACTGACCATGTTGAGGTAGTTGATCAGGTAATTGATCAAAAATTGGCAGTTCCTCATTAA
- a CDS encoding NADPH-dependent FMN reductase: MVRIVGIGGSLRPGSYTQLGLQVAAQRVAALGAEVEILDLRQLQLPFCTGAKEYPDYPDVQRLRDTVRNADGLILATPEYHGGVSGVLKNSLDLMSFEELSGKVTGLISILGGQSNSNALNELRLIVRWVHGWVIPEQIAIGQAYGAFNPEGKLLDEKLSQRFDQFAQSLVDNTRKLRGVS, from the coding sequence ATGGTGAGAATTGTTGGTATTGGTGGTAGTTTAAGACCCGGCTCCTACACTCAACTAGGTTTGCAAGTAGCAGCGCAACGAGTAGCAGCCCTAGGTGCAGAAGTAGAAATTCTGGATTTGCGACAATTGCAATTACCCTTTTGTACTGGTGCCAAGGAGTATCCAGACTATCCAGACGTGCAACGGTTGCGCGATACCGTTCGTAACGCCGATGGGTTGATTTTGGCAACACCAGAATATCATGGCGGCGTGAGTGGTGTCCTCAAAAATTCTCTAGATTTGATGAGTTTTGAGGAACTCTCTGGTAAAGTCACGGGACTGATTAGCATTTTGGGGGGTCAATCCAATAGTAACGCCCTGAATGAGCTACGGTTAATCGTTCGGTGGGTACATGGTTGGGTAATTCCAGAACAAATTGCGATCGGACAAGCTTACGGTGCGTTCAATCCTGAAGGTAAGCTGCTGGATGAAAAACTTTCCCAACGCTTTGATCAATTTGCTCAAAGTTTAGTTGATAACACTCGCAAGCTGCGCGGAGTTAGTTAG